From a single Microbacterium murale genomic region:
- a CDS encoding ABC transporter ATP-binding protein: protein MSTSPGIPTMLRRLLVVTGANPIAWIAGTVFASLALAALDTIGVAAMVPLMQLVTGETGDSFVIDAAADVLGTTDVNTLLPAVAGLVAVAFILKSIGALVFRWWLIGRTSRVSARASSELMRRFVLSPFAKHRSRAISETYWKITDCTSQAASVLLGVVSLFSDFLVLAAITVVLAVNSPVATLLTVVVFGLLIAITQRVLRPRQLRIGEQTAQASLESWQFLMPALDGFRETRLASSAGTLVDGFRTTQLHRADLNRTRSILAEIPRYFLEVAFILAIIAIAWVLTAIGQGAQVLPVLGLFAAASMRALPTMTRITSNFATVRSGQAGLRILTETLDELSADAPHEEQRRDERRFLGDIQLQNVTFRYEDADAPTIDDLSLRIPADQTTAFVGSSGAGKSTLLDLVLGLLTPTSGTVTSGGRPINEDLAAWYAELGVVPQDVFLTNDTLRANIAFGVAPENVDDERLRSALEMAQLRDLIDQLPEGLGTAVGDRGVRLSGGQRQRVGLARALYREPSVLVLDEATSALDNATEHEIAQTLNTLRGRMTIIVVAHRLSTVRGADELIYLDSGTVAAAGTFDEVKEQNPDFARLVELGKLE, encoded by the coding sequence ATGAGCACCTCTCCAGGCATACCGACGATGCTGCGCCGTCTGCTCGTCGTGACCGGCGCCAACCCGATCGCCTGGATCGCCGGAACGGTGTTCGCCTCGCTCGCCCTGGCCGCGCTCGACACCATCGGCGTCGCAGCCATGGTCCCGCTCATGCAGCTGGTCACCGGCGAGACCGGCGACAGCTTCGTGATCGACGCGGCCGCAGACGTACTCGGCACGACCGACGTCAACACGCTGCTGCCCGCCGTCGCAGGCCTGGTCGCCGTGGCGTTCATCCTCAAGAGCATCGGAGCCCTGGTGTTCCGGTGGTGGCTGATAGGTCGCACCTCGCGGGTGTCGGCACGCGCCTCGTCCGAGCTCATGCGGCGCTTCGTGCTCTCGCCCTTCGCCAAGCACCGCTCCCGCGCGATCAGCGAGACGTACTGGAAGATCACCGACTGCACCTCGCAGGCCGCCAGTGTGCTTCTGGGCGTGGTGAGCCTGTTCAGCGACTTCCTCGTGCTCGCGGCGATCACCGTCGTGCTCGCTGTGAACTCGCCCGTGGCGACGCTGCTCACCGTCGTCGTGTTCGGACTGCTCATCGCGATCACGCAGCGCGTGCTGCGCCCGCGCCAGTTACGCATCGGCGAGCAGACCGCGCAGGCGAGCCTGGAGAGCTGGCAGTTCCTGATGCCCGCCCTCGACGGCTTCCGCGAGACCCGGCTCGCCTCAAGCGCTGGAACCCTGGTCGACGGCTTCCGCACGACGCAGCTGCACCGCGCCGACCTCAACCGCACGCGCTCGATCCTCGCCGAGATCCCCCGGTATTTCCTCGAAGTCGCGTTCATCCTCGCGATCATCGCAATCGCCTGGGTCCTCACCGCGATCGGACAGGGCGCACAGGTGCTGCCCGTGCTCGGCCTGTTCGCCGCCGCATCCATGCGCGCACTGCCGACAATGACACGGATCACGTCGAACTTCGCCACGGTGCGCAGCGGCCAGGCCGGCCTGCGCATTCTCACCGAGACTCTGGACGAGCTCAGCGCCGACGCCCCGCATGAGGAGCAGCGCCGCGACGAGCGCCGCTTCCTCGGCGACATCCAGTTGCAGAACGTCACGTTCCGCTACGAAGATGCGGATGCCCCGACGATCGATGACCTGAGCCTGAGAATCCCCGCCGACCAGACGACGGCGTTCGTCGGCTCGAGCGGTGCGGGCAAGAGCACGCTGCTCGATCTGGTGCTGGGATTGCTCACGCCGACGAGCGGAACCGTGACGAGCGGAGGCCGCCCGATCAACGAGGATCTCGCCGCCTGGTACGCGGAACTGGGCGTCGTCCCGCAGGACGTCTTCCTCACGAACGACACCCTGCGCGCGAACATAGCCTTCGGCGTCGCGCCGGAGAACGTCGACGACGAGCGCCTCCGGTCTGCATTGGAGATGGCGCAGCTGCGCGACCTGATCGACCAGCTCCCCGAAGGCCTCGGCACCGCCGTCGGCGACCGCGGCGTGCGACTCTCGGGCGGACAGCGCCAGCGCGTCGGTCTCGCCAGGGCGCTCTACCGTGAGCCGAGCGTGCTGGTGCTCGATGAGGCCACCTCGGCGCTCGACAACGCGACCGAGCACGAGATCGCGCAGACACTGAACACCCTGCGCGGCCGGATGACGATCATCGTGGTGGCGCATCGGCTGTCGACCGTGCGCGGCGCGGACGAGCTCATCTACCTCGACTCGGGCACTGTCGCCGCGGCCGGGACGTTCGACGAGGTCAAGGAGCAGAACCCTGACTTCGCGCGCCTCGTCGAACTCGGCAAGCTGGAGTGA
- a CDS encoding glycosyltransferase family 2 protein, which yields MSKTISVIIATNRGGPYLADTVDSVKAQTSAVHEIILVDDGAPDGALERFAREHGLRYLRSPGKGVSTARNAGAAVASGDWLIFLDDDDVWHPRRIEAQRAALDAAPHAIASHTGGWYIDADGTAFGTGWRVRQVPALDMLRGAVPLPRITTLLVRHDIFEEIGGFHPGIRIGEDNELIRRLLMHGESVAVDDALVGYRRHSGNVSRRMLDGRLSAPRSVRRLREEARDRGQQSIVAALDERLQKMRHEAADENLGELITAVRHRDGAYAARLVGYVLLTPWSSAQAVVRRIRS from the coding sequence ATGTCGAAGACGATCAGCGTGATCATCGCGACCAACCGCGGCGGTCCGTACCTCGCCGATACCGTGGACTCCGTGAAGGCGCAGACCTCCGCCGTTCACGAGATCATCCTCGTCGACGACGGCGCACCGGACGGCGCCCTGGAGCGCTTCGCCCGCGAGCACGGTCTGCGATATCTGCGCTCGCCGGGGAAGGGCGTCTCCACCGCGCGGAACGCTGGGGCCGCGGTGGCTTCGGGGGACTGGCTGATCTTCCTCGACGACGACGACGTCTGGCATCCGCGTCGGATCGAGGCGCAGCGTGCCGCTCTGGATGCCGCGCCGCACGCGATCGCGAGTCACACCGGGGGCTGGTACATCGACGCCGACGGCACGGCCTTCGGGACGGGCTGGCGGGTCAGGCAGGTGCCCGCACTCGACATGCTCCGCGGTGCCGTTCCGCTGCCGCGCATCACCACACTGCTCGTGCGCCATGACATCTTCGAGGAGATCGGCGGCTTCCACCCCGGCATCCGCATCGGCGAGGACAACGAGCTCATCCGCCGGTTGCTGATGCACGGCGAATCAGTGGCCGTTGACGATGCGCTGGTCGGCTACCGCCGTCACTCCGGCAACGTCAGCAGGCGGATGCTCGACGGACGCCTGAGCGCGCCCCGTTCGGTGCGCCGTCTTCGCGAAGAGGCGCGTGACCGCGGGCAGCAGTCGATCGTTGCAGCGCTGGACGAGCGTCTGCAGAAGATGCGCCACGAAGCGGCGGACGAGAACCTCGGTGAGCTGATCACGGCTGTACGCCATCGCGACGGCGCGTACGCCGCACGCCTGGTCGGCTACGTGCTGCTGACGCCGTGGTCGTCAGCTCAGGCCGTGGTGCGGCGCATCCGCTCGTGA
- a CDS encoding alpha-1,2-fucosyltransferase, whose product MPRTTPSTFMERAFAHARWRVRRAFTVAVDRVRRGDRTVIRTPPAGLRFGNWMYLWLDAHQKSAAGHPTVVLAAPGMQPWLEAFPRLRALTVAHEEMRFHDRREWNDRDWRQVYGTDFTRESLQRFVRECIADGIPEGPAERIVINVRRGDYYARPELRELYGFDQVGYLRAALAEFESVDDVLVVSDDADWCRANVAPLAPATARFEYAEPDPVGNFLSVAGARRIIGTNSTFTYWAGYVADAIRPDAEIVMPLFHSRLEDHTDAHQLDPRWTALPGFH is encoded by the coding sequence ATGCCACGCACGACGCCGTCCACGTTCATGGAGCGGGCCTTCGCACACGCCCGCTGGCGCGTGCGTCGGGCGTTCACCGTGGCGGTCGATCGGGTGCGACGCGGCGACCGCACGGTCATCAGGACGCCGCCCGCCGGCCTCCGCTTCGGCAACTGGATGTACCTGTGGCTCGACGCGCACCAGAAGTCCGCTGCCGGCCACCCTACAGTCGTTCTGGCAGCACCGGGCATGCAGCCCTGGCTCGAGGCCTTCCCCCGGCTGCGCGCGCTGACGGTCGCGCACGAAGAGATGCGATTCCACGACCGTCGCGAGTGGAACGACCGTGACTGGCGACAGGTGTACGGCACCGACTTCACCCGCGAGTCGCTGCAACGGTTCGTGCGCGAGTGCATCGCCGACGGCATTCCCGAAGGCCCCGCCGAGCGCATCGTGATCAACGTGCGCCGCGGCGACTACTACGCACGCCCCGAGCTTCGTGAACTGTACGGGTTCGATCAGGTCGGTTACTTGCGCGCCGCGCTCGCGGAGTTCGAGAGCGTCGATGATGTGCTCGTCGTCTCGGATGACGCCGACTGGTGCCGCGCGAACGTCGCTCCGCTGGCACCCGCCACGGCGAGGTTCGAGTACGCCGAACCCGATCCGGTGGGCAACTTCCTGAGCGTGGCCGGCGCACGGCGCATCATCGGCACGAACTCCACGTTCACCTATTGGGCGGGGTACGTGGCAGACGCGATCCGCCCGGATGCCGAGATCGTGATGCCGCTGTTCCACAGCAGGCTCGAGGACCACACCGACGCGCACCAGCTCGATCCGCGGTGGACAGCGCTGCCCGGATTCCACTGA
- a CDS encoding glycosyltransferase family 2 protein produces the protein MGDTSAPAPLVSIVLALGHDSEYLAAALQGVRDQTFQDWELLVVDNGAAHPERVEALIQDDPRMSMITIEHSATAGLSRNIGVERTRGALITFLDDDDIWMPERLAVHAAHHLETPSAPASFSGYRHIDAAGAAFGADWRSRQTPASDILRGTAPTPLGPTLMIRRDQFLAIGGHSPEIPILVDFELGLRLALRGDLIYIDELLVRYRRHSSNMTSMAPANVRLRRLAMEDMIDRQRWAARGRGATEVAGYFTERLERYRRSESRIAGIDAPRQLRRGDLGDAARSAAWGLRRAPLAFLGGAISTVTGRARRS, from the coding sequence CCACGACAGCGAGTACCTCGCCGCCGCACTGCAGGGTGTTCGCGATCAGACGTTCCAGGACTGGGAACTGCTCGTCGTCGACAACGGCGCCGCGCATCCCGAGCGCGTCGAGGCGTTGATCCAGGACGATCCGCGCATGTCGATGATCACGATCGAGCATTCGGCCACGGCCGGGCTCTCCCGCAACATCGGCGTCGAGCGCACACGTGGGGCTCTGATCACGTTCCTCGATGACGATGACATCTGGATGCCGGAACGCCTGGCGGTGCACGCGGCACATCATCTGGAGACGCCGTCGGCACCGGCATCCTTCTCGGGGTACCGGCACATCGACGCCGCAGGGGCCGCATTCGGGGCCGACTGGCGATCGCGCCAGACTCCGGCATCCGACATCCTCAGAGGAACGGCACCTACGCCGCTCGGGCCGACGCTCATGATCAGGCGCGACCAGTTCCTGGCGATCGGCGGGCACAGCCCCGAGATACCGATCCTCGTCGACTTCGAACTCGGTCTGCGCCTGGCGCTGCGCGGCGACCTCATCTACATCGACGAACTGCTGGTGCGCTACAGACGGCACTCGTCGAACATGACCTCGATGGCACCCGCGAACGTGCGACTGCGCAGACTGGCGATGGAGGACATGATCGATCGCCAACGGTGGGCAGCACGCGGACGCGGCGCCACGGAGGTCGCGGGGTACTTCACCGAGCGGCTGGAGCGCTACCGTCGCTCGGAGTCGAGGATCGCCGGCATCGACGCACCGAGGCAACTGCGACGAGGCGACCTCGGCGATGCCGCCCGAAGCGCGGCCTGGGGGCTGCGTCGGGCGCCGCTCGCATTCCTCGGCGGCGCGATCAGCACGGTCACGGGTCGCGCTCGCCGCAGTTGA